The sequence below is a genomic window from Oreochromis aureus strain Israel breed Guangdong linkage group 12, ZZ_aureus, whole genome shotgun sequence.
CTCTTAGATCATCACACCTGAAACTGCACGCCCATTGTAGCAGGTTTCTGCACACATGTATATCCTCTATCATGCTGTCTGGTGTCTCAACTTATAATTAATAGCTTTTCAGTCTTTCAACACTgaacttttttccccttgtgaTGTACAGTCCCAAAATTAGCCAGAACTGTTAATTTTCTTACCATGTTTTACTCATTTCATGTGCCAATTGAAAATCTCTCATCTGCTCTAAACAGTCTGATTACAGGTGCGTTTGGCCTTGTGCAGAGTCAAAATATCTCATCCTGTGAGAAGCTCTTATCCACTTGCTCTCAAAGATAGCACACGGACAGCACTGTGGGAAAATGCTTCATTGATAAGACTTTACTAACAGGGTTCCCAAAACAATGCTGTGAGGCTCAGAGAGGGAATCCAGAAATGTTGAGTGGAACTTTATTTTCAGTCGTTCGGTTGCAGCAGGTGTCTCTCAGCATTTATTAGCGTATGCTTATGGGTCAGACAGACTGCAGAGGCCAGTGGGCTCAAGATCTGTGTTAACGAGAGCCAGGCCTCAACAAGTGCAAGAAAATGTTGTGGCAGCACCAATTTAATATCAGCAGAGTGCATCTGTTTGTggtgtgaagaaaaacaaagcacaagtCCTTCCCACAACACTGATTAACACCTGTCAGAGCAATAACACTGCAAAGCTGTATCACTACACACATGAGaccaaaatgtaaaacacaGTTCAAGCATCTGCTTCAAGTGCTTGGACCCTACAACACTGCTCCTGCTGACAGTTAACCATCAGAGCTGAAATAATAAGTGAATTTGTTTAAGAGTGATCAGGAACCATCTAGACAATAGGttgaaatgtatatttttcaAGCAAAACAACTCGCCCACCCCACATTTTGATGATTTGCTGCTCTATGTCATGCCCCAAGACCACACCTGGCTGGACGGTGACTTCTGTGACACCAGAATGTGGAGGTGGAGCATTTAGTATACGATGGGGCATTTGTAAAATTGATGGAAATCTCTATGCTGTTCTGGACATCTTAAAAATCATCAGTAAGTCACTTCGGCAATGCTGAGTAGATAATACTTCTGATACAGCTGGTCAAGAGCATTTTCTTGAGTGGGCACAGCCAGCTGCAGTGACCACCAGAACATGACAACTGTGCAGTGTCCACATGTTCAGACGAGCAGCCTAAGCATTAGCTGCAGCCATAGAACTACTAACTTACTACAAATGATACAAACTGTGGCTTGTGTACATTTATCGTTTAGGTTTGTTTTCCCCATTGTATTGCAAAAACTATCCATCCTCTCCAGCTAACACAGACAAAAAGTGAAGGACTCAATGAACAGGTCGACAGCCTATCAGAGCACTAACAAACTTTTGCATCAAGGTGATTTTACTATTAGCATCCAACATCTGTATAAGAACAACATACCCGTTTTACATTTCTTCTTGTAGAAAAATATCCCAGCAAATGTTATGGCAGCGAGGACACACAGCACCAccacaaccaccaccaccacagcgaTACCTGTTTaagaaaaaagccaaaacaaaaaaaaaaaaaacataagggACAGTCACTGgccatttacagaaaaaaagagattcATGTTTTGAATCAATGTACAGTGCGAGCGAATCTCTGATATCATTTGTTTTTGGCCTGGAAAATCTGACTTTGTAAATATACATTTATCCCAGTGTAACAAAAGTCTTGCATGCATCTGCCACAGAGTAGGGTACCTGGATCAGAGCCAGATTTGTTCTGGATCTTCTTGCACTCTGTGTTTGTGGTTGATGTGCAGTTTCTCACTTTCTCTTCATCCTCTGCACACCTAGTTAGGAGAGAAGCAAAATGGATTGAAAGGTTTAAAGACCTAAATGTCAGTCTTCTTCCCACTGCTCCCTTTAGGAGTCAGCACAGTGGACAATCTACATCTAGCATCATCTTCTGTTACACCAACCCTCTTACTCTGGCAGCTCCACATTCAACACCCAGTATATCCACCAGCCACTCCCTCCTTATGCTTATTGTGTCTTTACTGATTTTGAATGGCTTGCAGACACTTACCTTGAACACTTCAAGCACACCTCACATGCTTGGTTAGGATCACAAAATCTCCCTGGTTTGCACTGACATTTAGTATCTTCAGTGTGAGTGCATGAGCTTACAATTTCCTCATCTGAGAGTAACATGAAAGAGACCTTAAGTCAGAGTTTATGCTCGGAGCACGCCGACTACAAGAACAATCAATAGTGAACCTTTTCATTCTGATCGATGGTGTAAAGCCGCCAAGCAGAATTACCTGGACGACACCGTGTGCACTTCAAGCAGAACCTTAGTCCGTTGTCATGCTTGATGTATGTATCGTAATCACACTCCTCACACTGCCCCCTCTCTCCATCTACAGTGCAGGGTGACTTCACATATGTACCTAgagcacacgcacacatacacactttatacaTCTCCTTCAACTGAACATGTGACTCTAGCTAAATAATAAGGCCGTTTCATGTGGCTTTTGATGGCTTACTGGTTTGAAATTATTACAGAAGTTCAGTTTCACAAGACTTACCAGCTTTACAATTCAAACAACAGAGGTTGCCGTTTTGGTACTGATTTGCTGGGCAGTTGGCCTGCCGCCGTGCTCTGCTGCTTCCCACCTTAAGACCAGCCTGTGGGTATGCTGTGGTGGATTTGAGGAGAAGGACCAGGACAGGCACAAAAACCTTTGGATTTGGATGCGgggtttaaaaaataataataaaaaataaatggaagtCAGAGTGGTgaataaacagttttttaaaagagTCCCTAAGTAGGCAGGTGGGGTGATCTTTGGTTACATTAAGGTACCAAAACTAGTTACGATCTGACAAGAATGGGAAACTGGGATAAAACATGGTGACTTATGAGCAAAAACCTGCTTTGTTATAGTCATGAAACTACCTTCTTAATTAAAAATATCAAGTACACAGCTTTCATCTTTTTCCATGTTTCAACTTAATGTACTCAATTTGAAATCTCTTAAAGAACTCATTTTATGAGTTTTACAGAAACATAATCTCTGATTATATGTTTTGGttaactgaaaacattttcactgctaacATAAAGAAAAAGTATATAAGTCATTATTCTGTGGAAGCTTCCTTGTATGATGATGTGAGTCAGATTAGACCACATTTCAGAACACGCCACTTCACTctgaaagcaaataaacaagTCAGTGCTGCGCAGGTGGGTGGGGGAGAAGGGGATTTCCTTCCAACACTCCTTGGACTAAGCCTGTTGGATTCAGTATTAAGAAAGTGTACCAAAGTATCCGAGCTGATTTATGAACTTCTTAATATTGAGCAACAGGGGAAACGTGATCCACAAACAGTGTGTCCTAATATGGCCAACACCTTGATAGGTTGCAGGAATAACCAAATAAGGAAATCACACCCATGATTTCGTAACACCATCAGGTGCCCTAGTTACTGAGAGATCACAAGTGAGGGCACCTCCCAGCAGGCATGGAGAGAAAGACAAAcactcacctgtgtgtgaaagTGCCTGTTATAAGAATTTTAATCCCCCTGCCTTCACTGGAAAGTAGAAATGGCGTGCTTAAGCATATTTAACAGTactttggaaaagaaaaaaaaacaaaacaaaaaaaaaacaaaacaaaacaaaaaaaaaacacaacaaccctAAAGTGACCTTGTTTATACACAAAGACATACagaagagtttaattaaaaaacaaaaaaagtttatatttccaATACGTGCTTCTACTCGGCGACCCACTCTATAAAGTAGCACTTTAAGTCGATGGAAGTCATCTCTGACGTAATGCAAACCATCATTTCCATCGCTTTATGCACAAACATATTAGAGGATATTTAatcaaaataaatcttttaGGCAGCTCAAAATCAAGCCAAAtgctagaagaaaaaaaaaaagcctcaaaCAATTAGGCCAGGCCATTTTCATTCGGAGTTTACCAACATGATCTTtgcaaaagacatttaaaatgcaCACGCTCTTAAACACAGTTAGGCGCAACATAGCGCCCGGTACACAAGAAAACACGCGCTGTGGAGTGAAGTATATTCTTTTTATTCAGTGATCAGTCACCGATGACAGTCAACCACAAACTGTCGACTAGTTTCACTGCAGTGTCTCAGGTGGGGAAAACAGAAATGACGTGACTTTTTGGTGAGCCCACGAGGAATTTCACACCTGTTCACACAGCGCCGGGTGAGACTTTTGACACATAAATGCGACATCTTGCGCAAACCAGTTAACCGGAAAATTGCCAGAGGTCTTTTCTATTTAATTTACAGTCAACGGGAGGCTAAACTTTGTTTCGACAACCCGTGACAATTCTGGTCACTTCGGTTCTCaataaacaaatcaaaacaactacAACAAAACTTTAAAGTTTACATAATTAACTTTTCATTAAGTTAATAGCTTAACATAAATATTAGAATCCCCCGCGGTTGTCGcgaaacattaaaaacactctTTTATTACTTTGAGGGCtctccatttttaaaaatgagtcaCAAGGAAGCCGTTTACAGAATCTTCCCGCTGACTGACTGACGCCGGTACAACACCGGCCCGTGAAACCACAGCAAGCTTAGTAGATGTTTATAAAGACAACAGGACTTACCACAAACATAAGAATGTACTTCATCTTCTACTAAAAATGTCGGCTTCCACAGACTTTCAATTATTCCACTGTAACTCAGAGCAAATCGATTTAGATTTACCACCGTAGCGTCCTGTAGGCTACTCTCTCAAAAGTTTAACTCAGGTGTGAGCCGACTCTGAATAAATGACGTAGCTGATAGGCGGGGCCAAAGtacaaagcagccccagacgtCTTCAGCTCTCAAACAGGAGGCGAAAAAAACAGCCCCACTGATGCAACTCCAAGCAGCCACACAAGAAGTAATTAtaataaatgtgtattttttattagtATAATTCAAATCATCTTCAACTGCAACGTTATCAATAATTATCAATAATTATTAGCGAGCATTGTAGATGATGTAGAAGATTTTGTACTGACCCCCAGCTGACGTCACCTGTGCCATCTCAGTGCTAAGTTTCTGGAAGAGCAGCTGGCTGTTTAGGTTTAGAGTAAGGCTGGGATTAAAGGTTGGCGTTAAAATGCCCCGCGGACAAACGTCTCCCCGTCGGCGGCTCAGAACAAATATTGACCAGAGTGCTTCACAAACCGATAAGGCGcctatttaaatttaaaaaacacaattcagTCTCATTAAGCCCCCgggatagaaaaacaaaaaaaaaacaaaaaaccaagaATTAACACTGGACTTTTTCCTCAAGCTATTACGGTTATTACAATTTCGCATATTTGGGCTATTAACCCTGCCCCCTCCTCTTTTCTcggtcttctttttcttctttttcaggtataaattcatttaaatgaaattattaaaatgTACCGTGGTTGCAAGCAGACACTGCTTTCATGTAAGAGGCCTTATGACTGATTACTGAGAATACTAATTTAATATATggtgaaattattttattaaagaatGCTTTTAATCTCAGCTTCTGTTAACTATATATTTTGGGAATATTTTCTTTGAATGCAGTAGTATAAAATAACACGCAATGGCAAATTATTATCAGTACAACTTCAAAAATGCTGTGCTTTTGCTCAGGGGTTAAGCAAACATAGCTTTCCATCTCTGGGTGTgagcatttgtgctgaaaacagttttaaaGTTGAGGtgaggaaacaaacaaacaaaaacagtttcatGCAGAGTAAATCATGACTAAACTCACAAATACTGCACATGAGGAAACACAGGTGTAGTTTGTGGCTACAGCTTATCACAGTGGCAACATACGTGGTGCCAAAGCTACAGAGAAATGAGATAAAATGAGCTGCCTGAATCCTGAAAacaacatgtattttttttacagtaatatTAAAGGTATAGGTGATGAACAGTTTGTAGAATGTAAAATGTAAGAATATGTTTAGGCCTACAGTGGAATGCAGTGTTTTTATCTAAAGGATCTGAGTGCGTGAAAGTCTAAACATTTGCTTCTCCTATACCAAACTGAGCTTTTGCctattttaaacataaaatgttGGATCTGACCTTGTGTATGATCGCTTTCACTCTGAATGAGCTCAGCATTCAAACATTCAAATTGCTGCTGTATTGCAAAGTGAATAACCGTTCCAAGAGGTTCCTCTCTCGGCTGTTAGCCCCTCACGGGATAATGGGGGAAAACAGACTATTGTACAAAGGCTTTCATCACAAACTGCATGAAGTCAGCCATCACCACAGTGTTTAGCAAACCTCATGCTTGGGAGTGCCAGTTTAGCATTATCTAATGAGCAGTTGTCTGCAGCGCGCAGAtatgcaggctgacaggaagcagTGGGCTGTGGATGTGGAGAGGAATAAAACCTCCGTTTCAGTCTGTTGATTGCGATGCTCTGAGATGGTGCTGAAATGGTCTCACAGTTTTAGGCAGCCTGTTTCCAGGCTCAGAGATTGGGTGACTGATGGCTTCACAGACTGCCAGGCACACTGAGAAATAGAGACCAGTCACTCTACAAGTTTCCTGCGCGTTGCAGCTCATCGACATCTTATTCCTCCACCTTTGTAGTATAACACTACATTCCTGGTTTTACCTATTTTATTTGCCCAATCATTCAGAGTCTGCTCCATTTCTGAATTTCTGCACCGTTTCCCCTCACACGCTGCTGCAAACTTGTGTTTTTTGATGATAAGGCCCGGGAGGTGGCTGGAATCTCTGAGCCACGTTTTCCGAGATAAGACATGAATTTTGCATTCAGACAGACCGTACAGAGTTCTGCTCATCGGCTGGGCCGAGGTCGAGATCAATTCTAATgatatggaaaaatatatatatacttttctTCTGTTACAGAGCCTATGTGTATACTGAGAGGGAGGTTAGGGGATCTTTCTGACACACAGTGCAAGAGGAGAGAGTGAGCTGAAGACCTACATGAACTTGCTTTTTCATAGAGGAATTAGACAAAGCTTATCCAAAGACAGAGTGAACCTGCACACTGGTGAATAAGCAAAAGAAGTGCAACTAGAagttgttaaatgttaaaattccaACATTAGGTTTAAAGACTGACAAGAAATGGGTTGAATAAAGGATGATCTTTTATGCAAATGATGGATACAGATAATGGATACATATATTCCTGAAAAATGTTGCACTTTAATTTGTTTCTATTCCCTAGGAGCTTGTGTGGATGTTTAGTTCACAAATTTATTCTACGATGGAAGTTCAGAGGAAAGCAAGTCTTCCCTCTCAGTTATGCCCCGTCGATGCTTGCACAGTTACATGCTGTCCAGTACAATAGATCTATTGGCTCTGAGCAGCTCCACTGGAGCAGCTCAGAGTTAAGGGTCTAACTCGGGGGCACCAAAGTGGTGGTTAGGAAGGATGGGAAAGCACTGCTCTTTATTTTCGCCACAATGGAAGGGAGGTAAAGGTGTTCATATAGATCTAAATGGCCATGGCCATAGTGTGAGTATAGGAACA
It includes:
- the hdr gene encoding hematopoietic death receptor isoform X2, coding for MKYILMFVVFVPVLVLLLKSTTAYPQAGLKVGSSRARRQANCPANQYQNGNLCCLNCKAGTYVKSPCTVDGERGQCEECDYDTYIKHDNGLRFCLKCTRCRPDEEIVSSCTHTEDTKCQCKPGRFCDPNQACEVCLKCSRCAEDEEKVRNCTSTTNTECKKIQNKSGSDPGIAVVVVVVVVLCVLAAITFAGIFFYKKKCKTGSQRNLSDRSKAEQQYTAIQTPEDKDTRRPTSTNLILSQHLEEVPLPELVPVNGEESLRKCFEYFEELDVNYHKRFFRQLEISDNVIKSKENLPYEDRIHELLHIWVEKEGKGASLNDLLQALNTLNQRRTAETIHQKAVDSGHFLPLWVGDCVIVSN
- the hdr gene encoding hematopoietic death receptor isoform X3 yields the protein MKYILMFVVFVPVLVLLLKSTTAYPQAGLKVGSSRARRQANCPANQYQNGNLCCLNCKAGTYVKSPCTVDGERGQCEECDYDTYIKHDNGLRFCLKCTRCRPDEEIVSSCTHTEDTKCQCKPGRFCDPNQACEVCLKCSRCAEDEEKVRNCTSTTNTECKKIQNKSGSDPGIAVVVVVVVVLCVLAAITFAGIFFYKKKCKTGSQRNLSDRSKAEQEEVPLPELVPVNGEESLRKCFEYFEELDVNYHKRFFRQLEISDNVIKSKENLPYEDRIHELLHIWVEKEGKGASLNDLLQALNTLNQRRTAETIHQKAVDSGHFLPLWVGDCVIVSN